A part of Cotesia glomerata isolate CgM1 linkage group LG4, MPM_Cglom_v2.3, whole genome shotgun sequence genomic DNA contains:
- the LOC123263133 gene encoding ATP-dependent RNA helicase DHX30-like: protein MLSCSKVLTKHGTFCNRAKSLAKDGHLQKHVSFIINKRLFDTNALSVTHKNVETIEKCSLTRTSQFDNRFIRMQSFCYLCSRNFHTNLLASRSINIDDRVRLQSSDTKKPHSNININDLLKNHETKNYFEENVEEIEGENNNVHDIHHLRREKVNIKEVEKMYPNAKGKLHEIYQIVNNDMKKNTLSFEFKKPTGKKQYNWSCTLKVLWPEETSFTSIASNKSKASELASLKCLHWLENQKRLNKGMPILYDSQGIKNLINKPISLSVKNETLNDAQTIIEKYNDYIKILVDENTNKDNINHRNFGTSEITDPVGRLDPMNCTPEKLQERNRLLLARFEHRITENNYCSLPILDFRKQIIEEVKNNQVLLIKGDTGCGKTTQVPQYIMDSFAGYGEATNCNIIVAEPRRISAISLAERVADERKEQIGDVVGFQVRLSQQLPIRPARIVFCTTGILLRKLQFNPTLQGCSHVIVDEAHERTINTDMLLVLLKRAMKENPKLKVIVMSATINSELFQSYFNCKVIEVPGRTFPVQMNFMEEIDKLGLRAPSRWDLTFEDPEKMKEGPYVDIVKMGELVAWIARNKPPGAILCFLPGWSEIVALKKYLEEYSLLQKNKIAILPAHSKVAQWDQKKIFDHYPNNIRKIVLATDIAETGITVTDVVYVVDSCTHRQIRWQEKRGISSIDSHWISKANIQQRKGRAGRVQPGTSYHMITREQFKNLDEYPTPEVMRTSLEKTVLDIKTYTNEKTKMFLRSMPQPPATSIIDAAVRDLVKLGALDHNENLTALGKRIALFTVHPTLSKSMVYSSIFQCIAPTLTVASVMSSDSDIFTGVLHNKGFIRDIKAKYHPTSDHVSVAWLFEQWNAYNKQGRFASRDFCVKNKLYPDRMYTLSRVRDLNAEHLAQAQMISDSVEYDNMKKSENEFAELDELVRGILLAGLDQVLYHRDFDIRKGQVKKGACTFIMEDNNHATILPDSVNFKRRYFPSPFLTYVRRTHSEQRRTSLIRETSMISPLTVFLFCQGKIIGNLETDNDIENVVFTVEDKKNVRLVCSKETAKVLLAFRDAMWSVVRYMVNNYGVVQASNSETFEKVQAFKVEMLQVLARMLSEASIHIDKPQPLKKEVIYSENEDEDEDQDQNEYEDNFDHNKYNNKNNNYKRNK from the exons ATGTTGAGTTGCAGTAAAGTTTTGACGAAACACGGAACTTTTTGTAATAG AGCAAAAAGTCTGGCAAAAGATGGACATTTACAGAAACATGTGTCatttattatcaacaaaagATTATTTGACACTAATGCTCTGAGCGTTACACATAAAAATGTTGAGACTATTGAAAAATGTAGTCTGACAAGGACAAGTCAGTTCGATAATAGGTTCATTAGGATGCAaagtttttgttatttatgtaGTAGAAATTTTCACACAAATTTATTAGCAAGCcgatcaataaatattgatgataGAGTGAGATTACAATCTTCGGATACGAAAAAACCTCattcaaatattaatattaatgatttattgaaGAATCATGAAACTAAGAATTATTTCGAAGAAAATGTTGAAGAAATTGAAggtgaaaataataatgtccATGATATTCATCATCTCAGAAGAGAAAAAGTCAACATTAAag AGGTTGAAAAAATGTATCCCAATGCAAAAGGAAAGCTTCATGAAATATATCAGATAGTAAACAATGATATGAAGAAAAACACATTAAgttttgagtttaaaaaaccTACTggtaaaaaacaatataattgGTCGTGTACTTTAAAAGTTTTGTGGCCCGAAGAAACATCATTTACATCAATTGCAAGTAATAAAAGCAAAGCAAGTGAATTAGCATCTTTGAAATGTTTACACTGGCTTGAGAATCAAAAAAGACTTAATAAAGGTATGCCAATACTTTATGATTCACaaggaataaaaaatttaataaataagccGATTTCATTGTctgtaaaaaatgaaacattAAATGACGCTCAAACTATCATCGAAAAATACAatgattacattaaaataCTAGTCGatgaaaatacaaataagGATAATATTAATCACCGCAATTTTGGTACAAGTGAAATAACAGATCCAGTTGGTAGACTAGATCCCATGAATTGTACGCCAGAAAAATTGCAAGAAAGAAATAGATTATTGCTAGCAAGATTTGAACATCGTATAACTGAAAATAATTACTGTAGTTTGCCGATTCTTGATTTCCGTAAACAAATAATtgaagaagttaaaaataatcaggtATTATTGATAAAAGGTGACACAGGATGCGGTAAAACAACACAAGTGCCGCAGTATATAATGGATAGCTTTGCTGGATATGGAGAAGCTACAAATTGTAACATCATTGTTGCTGAACCTCGACGTATATCAGCTATTTCATTGGCTGAGCGTGTTGCTGATGAACGAAAAGAACAAATTGGTGATGTCGTCGGTTTTCAAGTCAGACTTTCGCAACAGTTGCCAATTAGACCAGCGAGAATCGTATTTTGCACCACGGGAATTCTTTTAcgtaaattacaatttaatccGACACTTCAAGGATGCTCGCACGTGATTGTCGATGAAGCTCACGAGAGGACAATCAACACTGATATGCTTCTGGTGCTTCTGAAACGGGCCATGAaggaaaatccaaaattaaaagttatcgTTATGTCTGCAACAATAAATTCTGAGTTATTTCAATCTTATTTCAACTGTAAAGTGATCGAAGTACCTGGACGAACCTTTCCAGTACAGATGAATTTTATGGAAGAAATCGATAAACTGGGACTCCGCGCTCCGAGCAGATGGGATTTGACCTTTGAAGATccggaaaaaatgaaagaaggACCGTATGTTGATATTGTAAAAATGGGTGAACTCGTAGCATGGATAGCCAGAAATAAACCTCCTGGTGCCATATTATGTTTTTTACCCGGGTGGTCTGAAATAGTAGCACTAAAGAAATATCTTGAGGAATATTCATTATtacaaaagaataaaattgcgATATTACCAGCGCATTCAAAAGTTGCGCAATGggatcagaaaaaaatttttgatcacTATCCaaataatataagaaaaatagtattagCTACGGACATTGCTGAAACGGGAATTACTGTTACAGACGTTGTGTATGTGGTCGATTCTTGCACACATAGACAAATCAGGTGGCAGGAAAAACGTGGTATCTCATCAATTGATAGCCACTGGATATCAAAAGCTAATATTCAGCAAAGGAAGGGTCGTGCTGGTCGTGTTCAACCTGGAACCAGTTATCACATGATTACACGTgagcagtttaaaaatttagatgaGTATCCAACGCCCGAAGTAATGCGCACGTCGCTAGAAAAAACTGTATTGGATATTAAAACATACACcaatgaaaaaacaaaaatgtttttaagaTCAATGCCACAGCCACCAGCTACGAGTATCATTGACGCAGCCGTTAGAGATCTTGTTAAACTCGGCGCACTTGAtcacaatgaaaatttaacgGCTTTGGGTAAAAGAATAGCTCTATTTACTGTTCATCCCACATTAAGTAAATCTATGGTCTACTCGTCTATTTTCCAATGTATTGCTCCAACTTTGACTGTTGCATCAGTTATGTCATCAGACAGTGACATATTTACTGGTGTGCTTCATAATAAAGGATTTATTAGAGATATTAAAGCGAAATACCATCCAACAAGTGACCATGTAAGTGTTGCTTGGCTTTTTGAACAATGGAATGCGTACAATAAGCAGGGTCGATTCGCGTCACGAGATTTCTGTGTTAAAAATAAGCTTTATCCTGATCGAATGTACACGCTAAGTCGAGTAAGAGATTTAAATGCTGAACATTTAGCTCAGGCACAAATGATATCCGATTCTGTTGAATAtgataatatgaaaaaatctgAGAATGAATTCGCTGAACTGGATGAACTTGTAAGAGGTATTTTATTAGCTGGCTTAGATCAAGTACTTTATCATCGTGACTTTGATATTCGTAAAGGCCAAGTTAAAAAAGGTGCTTGTACTTTTATAATGGAAGATAATAATCATGCGACAATATTGCCAGACAGTGTTAATTTCAAGAGGAGATACTTTCCAAGTCCATTTTTAACTTATGTGAGACGTACGCACAGTGAGCAAAGAAGAACATCTTTGATTCGTGAAACCAGTATGATTTCTCCGTTAACTGTATTTTTGTTTTGTCAAGGAAAAATTATTGGAAATCTTGAAACTGATAATGATATTGAAAATGTAGTATTCACtgttgaagataaaaaaaatgttcgaTTAGTTTGCAGTAAGGAAACAGCTAAAGTTCTACTTGCTTTCCGGGATGCTATGTGGAGTGTAGTACGTTATATGGTTAATAATTATGGCGTTGTTCAAGCGAGTAACTCTGAAACATTTGAAAAAGTGCAAGCTTTTAAAGTAGAAATGCTTCAAGTACTTGCTAGAATGTTGAGTGAAGCTTCGATACATATAGATAAACCCCAGCCGTTAAAAAAAGAAGTCATTTATTCAGAAAATGAAGACGAAGACGAAGACCAAGATCAAAACGAATACGAAGACAATTttgatcataataaatataataataaaaataataattataaacgtAATAAGTAA
- the LOC123263134 gene encoding serine/threonine-protein kinase PAK mbt has protein sequence MFTRKKKKPQISTPTNFEHRVHTGFDKREGKFVGLPLQWASIVGNNQILKSTNRPLPLVDPSEITPTEILDLKTIVRGHNDPRISKNNGQSNGNNNENNSKFENGGLPKMSTVARSNSLRSSSPPRLRRDFRNNANLPPSVPEGQEVSSSPSQMVPTYTMYGKPYGYPDKMRQQNSSSVGNMVGSGPISGPGSGPPGPVNSSLQNIQNMNPNLQSSPNLTNAINNAPNLSMNFQNLSPIPSHQDGSNVNNSISSPINEHDYQRMNAPSTMSGQNPENIRTMTEAARDHAIPANMMIHKLQPKISPVGSIASQRPLSQLSTHNIIKHPHNYLMPENSSSLHGHFNKPPESSQSMHNLSKLAGHPTVSAMPSSSATSSVPDQSQSIKGAMSSASLNPGSGNLSVSNNNNNNNNTSNNNNNNMNNNKQNADQRLTHEQFRKALQMVVSSADPRDNLDNFVKIGEGSTGTVCIATDKERKRQVAVKKMDLRKQQRRELLFNEVVIMRDYHHVNIVEMYDSFLVDDELWVVMEYLEGGALTDIVTHSRMNEEQIATVCIQCLRPLYYLHSQGVIHRDIKSDSILLTADGRVKLSDFGFCAQVSQELPKRKSLVGTPYWMSPEVISRLPYGPEVDIWSLGIMIIEMVDGEPPFFNEPPLQAMRRIRDMLPPKLKNSHKVSPRLQGFLERMLVRDPAQRATAEELLQHPFLRQAGSPSVLIPLMRSARHTNC, from the exons ATGTTTACGAGAAAGAAAAAGAAGCCACAAATATCAACACCAACAAATTTTGAGCATCGAGTACATACTGGTTTTGATAAACGTGAAGGAAAGTTTGTTGGTTTACCATTACAGTGGGCGTCAATTGTTGGTAATAATCAGATATTAAAGTCGACAAATCGACCATTGCCACTAGTTGATCCTAGTGAAATAACACCCACAGAAATATTAGATTTGAAGACAATTGTACGTGGACACAATGATCCGCGTATTAGCAAAAATAATGGCCAGAGTAATGgtaataacaatgaaaataatagtaaatttgAGAATGGTGGATTACCGAAAATGAGTACTGTTGCAAGATCTAATTCGTTGAGATCTTCAAGTCCACCAAGATTGAGGCGAGATTTTCGCAATAATGCTAATTTACCGCCGTCTGTACCGGAAGGACAAGAAGTATCATCAAGTCCAAGTCAAATGGTGCCTACATATACGATGTATGGAAAACCTTATGGTTATCCTGACAAAATGAGGCAGCAAAATTCATCGAGTGTTGGTAATATGGTTGGAAGTGGACCTATTTCTGGTCCTGGTTCTGGACCTCCTGGACCCGTTAATTCAAGTTtacaaaatatacaaaatatgaATCCGAACTTGCAATCATCACCGAATTTAACGAATGCAATAAACAATGCTCCGAATTTGTCGATgaatttccaaaatttaagcCCTATACCAAGTCATCAAGACGGAtctaatgttaataattcaattagtAGTCCAATAAATGAACATGATTATCAAAGAATGAATGCACCATCAACAATGTCAGGACAGAACCCTGAAAATATCcgg acaaTGACAGAGGCTGCTAGAGATCACGCAATACCTGCAAATATGATGATACATAAATTACAGCCAAAGATATCACCAGTTGGTTCAATAGCATCTCAACGACCCCTCAGTCAATTGAGTACTCATAATATCATAAAACATCCACATAATTATCTTATGCCTGAAAACTCATCGTCACTACATGGACATTTTAATAAGCCACCAGAAAGTTCACAGTCGATGCATAATTTGTCAAAACTGGCGGGACATCCGACAGTATCAGCTATGCCCAGTTCAAGTGCCACTAGCTCAGTACCAGATCAAAGTCAAAGTATTAAGGGCGCAATGTCATCGGCTAGTCTTAATCCAGGCTCTGGAAATTTATCtgttagtaataataacaataataataacaacaccagcaacaataacaataataatatgaataataataaacaaaatgcTGATCAGAGATTAACGCATGAACAATTTAGAAAAGCACTGCAAATGGTAGTCAGTAGTGCAGATCCACGTGATAATTTAGACAATTTTGTAAAGATTGGTGAAGGCAGTACTGGTACTGTTTGCATAGCTACGGATAAAGAGAGAAAACGTCAAGTCgctgttaaaaaaatggacTTAAGAAAACAACAGCGACGTGAATTACTCTTCAATGAAGTTGTCATAATGCGAGATTATCATCATGTAAATATTGTTGAAATGTATGACAGTTTTTTGGTTGACGATGAACTGTGGGTCGTAATGGAGTATCTTGAAGGCGGAGCGTTGACAGATATTGTTACGCATTCACGTATGAATGAAGAACAAATCGCAACTGTTTGTATTCAATGTTTGAGACCGCTATACTATCTTCACTCTCAAGGTGTAATTCATAGAGATATTAAATCAGATTCAATTCTTCTTACTGCTGATGGCAGAGTTAAACTTTCTGACTTTGGATTCTGCGCTCAGGTATCACAAGAATTGCCAAAGAGAAAGTCACTTGTAGGCACACCTTACTGGATGAGCCCTGAAGTTATTTCAAGGTTACCGTATGGACCTGAAGTTGATATTTGGTCATTGGgaattatgattattgaaaTGGTTGACGGTGAACCTCCGTTCTTTAACGAACCGCCACTCCAGGCGATGAGAAGAATCCGGGATATGTTACCGCCTAAGCTGAAAAACTCACACAag